The following coding sequences are from one Triticum aestivum cultivar Chinese Spring chromosome 5A, IWGSC CS RefSeq v2.1, whole genome shotgun sequence window:
- the LOC123105422 gene encoding transcription factor UNE12 has protein sequence MAGQPPQGAEDDFLDQFFSLTNSLSAAGRPSGDQPFSLALSLDAASDACGSRGGIGDDPGHAAERDGVQLPGLFPPVFGGGLQPPHLRPSHPPPQMFHAQQPKQGGPAGGPQPPAPRPKVRARRGQATDPHSIAERLRRERIAERMRALQELVPNTNKTDRAVMLDEILDYVKFLRLQVKVLSMSRLGGAGAVAQLVSDIPLSVKGEASDGGSKQQVWEKWSTDGTEKQVAKLMDEDIGAAMQFLQSKALCMMPVSLAMAIYDTQHSQDGQPVKPEPNNTA, from the exons ATGGCGGGCCAGCCGCCGCAGGGCGCGGAGGACGACTTCCTCGACCAGTTCTTCTCCCTCACCaactccctctccgccgccggccgcccctcCGGCGACCAGCCCTTCTCCCTCGCCCTCAGCCTCGACGCCGCCTCGGACGCCTGCGGCAGCAGGGGCGGCATCGGCGACGACCCCGGCCACGCCGCG GAGCGGGACGGCGTGCAGCTCCCCGGCCTCTTCCCGCCGGTGTTCGGCGGTGGCCTGCAGCCGCCGCACCTCCGCCCCAGCCACCCTCCCCCACAG ATGTTCCACGCGCAGCAGCCGAAGCAGGGCGGGCCGGCCGGCGGGCCGCAGCCGCCGGCGCCGAGGCCGAAGGTGCGGGCGCGTCGCGGGCAGGCGACCGATCCCCACAGCATCGCAGAGAGG CTAAGAAGAGAGAGGATAGCGGAAAGGATGAGGGCCCTACAGGAATTGGTCCCCAATACGAACAAG acaGATAGGGCAGTTATGCTAGATGAGATCCTGGATTATGTGAAGTTCCTTAGGCTTCAAGTAAAG GTGTTAAGCATGAGCAGATTGGGTGGTGCTGGTGCTGTTGCACAGCTGGTTTCTGACATTCCACTTTCAGTTAAG GGGGAAGCAAGCGATGGTGGGAGCAAACAGCAGGTATGGGAAAAGTGGTCAACGGATGGCACGGAAAAACAGGTTGCGAAGCTGATGGACGAGGACATCGGTGCCGCAATGCAATTTCTCCAATCCAAGGCTCTCTGCATGATGCCAGTCTCTCTTGCCATGGCTATCTATGACACACAACATTCACAGGACGGCCAGCCAGTGAAGCCTGAACCCAACAACACTGCCTAG
- the LOC123105423 gene encoding rRNA-processing protein efg1 — protein sequence MAHGGQPRRAPAARRPKPSASAPAPDRKRKRAATFKTATLKNQIRSTERLLRKDLPNDMRVAQEKKLEELKKRQENQTQEAMQRTIQLRDRKIKFFERRKIERMIRRLDKQQRINADEASNKLATLREDLEYVRFFPKEEKYFPLFTGGNTPDIVEKRNTWRKQIKENLIAAAANGKDLEETASDDDTLDVSEDDFFMSGSSSDEEADDELTDKSTKEPGASGRAASGMSSDEKNQRQRDARVLMPPPRSLPPNRARSADKRAVSSSGNASTSTSGNSFKNRRASNLSGDHNSTLSSNSDAHKPRRKRRPKKKKQA from the exons ATGGCGCACGGCGGCCAGCCCCGCCGCGCCCCGGCCGCACGCCGCCCCAAGCCTTCGGCGTCTGCCCCCGCCCCCGACCGGAAGCGGAAGCGCGCCGCCACCTTCAAGACCGCTACGCTCAAGAACCAGATCCGCTCCACCGAGCGCCTCCTCCGCAAG GACCTTCCTAATGACATGAGGGTGGCTCAAGAGAAGAAATTGGAAGAACTAAAGAAACGGCAAGAGAATCAGACTCAAGAGGCCATGCAACGAACAATACAGTTGAGGGATAGAAAGATAAAGTTTTTTG AGAGGCGAAAGATTGAGAGGATGATAAGGCGTCTTGACAAACAGCAACGGATAAATGCTGATGAGGCCAGCAACAAGCTGGCAACATTGCGAGAAGATCTTGAATATGTTAGA TTTTTCCCAAAGGAAGAAAAATATTTCCCTTTATTCACCGGGGGTAATACCCCAGATATTGTGGAGAAAAGGAATACATGGCGTAAACAGATCAAGGAGAATCTCATCGCTGCTGCAGCAAATGGAAAGGACTTAGAAG AGACAGCCAGTGACGATGACACCTTGGATGTGAGTGAAGATGACTTCTTTATGTCTGGAAGTTCAAGTGATGAAGAGGCAGATGATGAGCTTACCGATAAAAGTACAAA AGAACCTGGTGCTTCAGGTAGGGCAGCGTCTGGTATGTCGAGTGATGAAAAGAACCAG CGGCAGAGAGATGCTCGAGTGCTTATGCCACCACCTCGCTCATTACCACCTAATAGAGCTAGATCTGCGGATAAACGTGCGGTGTCCAGCTCTGGCAATGCTTCGACCAGCACAAGCGGTAACTCGTTCAAAAATAGAAGAGCATCAAATCTTTCTGGAGATCACAACAGCACTCTGAGTTCAAATTCTGATGCTCATAAGCCACGCCGCAAAAGGagaccgaagaagaagaagcag gcatga
- the LOC123108052 gene encoding auxin-responsive protein IAA14: protein MEIIDAELRLGPPGSGDAAFGAQKKRSLSTVAAAAATSEASGTDDHDAAPASKVQVVGWPPVGAYRKSTFQSASAAKESKVAGEAGKRGGLYVKVSMDGAPYLRKVDLRTYGGYGELRAALDARFGCFSSCSGSSPDNGQFAMAYEDKDGDLMLAGDVPWDMFISSCKRLRIMRSSEAR from the exons ATGGAGATCATCGACGCGGAGCTGCGGCTCGGCCCGCCCGGCAGCGGCGACGCGGCGTTCGGCGCGCAGAAGAAGCGCTCGTTGTcgacagtggcggcggcggcggccaccagCGAGGCCTCCGGGACCGACGACCACGACGCCGCGCCGGCTTCCAA GGTTCAGGTGGTTGGGTGGCCGCCGGTGGGGGCGTACCGGAAGAGCACGTTCCAGTCGGCGTCGGCGGCGAAGGAGAGtaaagtcgccggcgaggccgggaAGAGAGGGGGGCTGTACGTGAAGGTGAGCATGGACGGGGCGCCCTACctgcgcaaggtggacctgcggACGTACGGGGGGTACGGGGAGCTGCGGGCCGCGCTGGACGCCCGATTCGGCTGCTTCTCCTCCTGCTCCGGCTCCTCGCCGGACAACGGCCAGTTCGCCATGGCCTATGAGGACAAGGACGGCGACCTCATGCTCGCCGGCGACGTCCCGTGGGA CATGTTCATCTCCTCCTGCAAGAGGCTGAGGATAATGAGAAGCTCGGAAGCACGATGA